In Vigna angularis cultivar LongXiaoDou No.4 chromosome 8, ASM1680809v1, whole genome shotgun sequence, one DNA window encodes the following:
- the LOC108318674 gene encoding sugar transport protein 10 — MAGGASATLENGRQYESKITLFVLVTCFVAAMGGLLFGYDLGITGGVTSMEPFLLKFFPSVYKKMKDESLHESQYCKFDNELLTLFTSSLYLAALVASFFASTTTRMMGRKTSMFAGGLFFLVGALLNGFAVNIEMLIIGRLLLGFGVGYCNQSVPVYLSEMAPTSIRDALNIGFQMMITIGILVANLINYGTGKLEYGWRISLGAGAVPAIMLCVGSLFLGDTPNSLIERGKKEEAKKMLQKIRGMDNVDEEFQDLVNAAKAAKDVEHPWKNITKPKYRPQLTFCSLIPFFQQFTGINVIMFYAPVLFKTLGFGNDTSLMSSVITGGVNVVATFVSIFSVDKFGRRILFLEGGIQMLICQLAVGIMIALKFGVSGEGYFTNGEAGLLLFFICAYVAAYAWSWGPLGWLVPSEICSLEVRSAGQGTNVAVNMLFTFVIAQVFLTMLCHLKFGLFFFFAGFVLIMTIFVALLLPETRNIRIEEMNQVWKSHWFWGKFIPDDVATGGHPRMTTV; from the exons atGGCAGGTGGAGCTTCTGCTACTCTAGAAAATGGAAGACAATATGAAAGTAAGATCACATTATTCGTGTTGGTCACATGTTTTGTAGCAGCCATGGGCGGTCTACTGTTTGGTTATGATCTTGGAATCACGGGAGGAGTGACTTCCATGGAACCATTCTTATTAAAATTCTTTCCgagtgtttataaaaaaatgaaagatgagTCTCTCCATGAAAGTCAATACTGCAAATTTGACAACGAACTCCTTACTTTGTTCACCTCTTCTTTATATCTTGCTGCATTGGTAGCTTCTTTCTTTGCTTCCACCACCACAAGAATGATGGGACGCAAGACCTCAATGTTTGCAGGTGGTTTATTCTTCCTTGTTGGTGCGTTGTTGAACGGTTTTGCAGTCAATATTGAAATGCTCATCATAGGTCGATTATTACTTGGTTTTGGTGTTGGATATTGTAATCAG TCTGTACCTGTCTACTTGTCTGAAATGGCTCCAACATCGATAAGAGATGCACTTAACATTGGATTTCAAATGATGATCACAATTGGCATATTGGTTGCAAACCTTATTAATTACGGCACTGGGAAACTAGAATATGGTTGGAGAATTTCTTTAGGTGCTGGTGCAGTTCCTGCAATCATGCTATGTGTAGGATCTCTTTTCTTAGGTGACACCCCTAACTCCTTAATCGAAAGaggtaaaaaagaagaagctaaGAAAATGTTGCAAAAGATTCGTGGCATGGATAATGTTGACGAGGAGTTCCAAGACCTCGTTAATGCGGCTAAAGCAGCCAAAGATGTTGAACATCCATGGAAGAacattacaaaaccaaaatacaGACCTCAACTCACTTTTTGCTCTCTGATTCCCTTTTTCCAACAATTCACTGGCATCAATGTCATCATGTTTTATGCTCCTGTCCTCTTTAAAACTTTAGGCTTTGGAAATGATACTTCCCTTATGTCTTCAGTTATCACTGGAGGCGTTAATGTGGTTGCAacttttgtttccattttctctgTGGACAAGTTTGGAAGAAGGATATTGTTCCTCGAAGGTGGGATTCAAATGCTTATTTGTCAG CTTGCTGTCGGAATCATGATTGCTCTAAAGTTTGGAGTGAGTGGTGAAGGCTATTTTACCAATGGAGAAGCGGGTCTTCTCTTATTCTTTATATGTGCGTACGTTGCAGCATATGCATGGTCTTGGGGTCCACTAGGTTGGTTGGTTCCTAGTGAAATATGCTCTCTTGAGGTTCGATCTGCAGGTCAGGGCACCAATGTTGCTGTAAACATGTTATTTACCTTTGTCATTGCCCAAGTTTTCCTAACCATGCTTTGTCACTTGAAGTTTggtcttttcttcttctttgctgGATTTGTGCTTATCATGACCATTTTTGTTGCCTTGCTCCTGCCTGAGACAAGGAATATTCGAATTGAAGAAATGAATCAAGTTTGGAAATCGCATTGGTTTTGGGGGAAATTTATTCCGGATGATGTAGCCACTGGTGGGCATCCTCGTATGACTACAGTTTGA